GCAGCCCCTCGCCCTCCCGAGGGGGTtcgggggtcccggggtggggggggctgcagctccccctTCCCCGCCCGCTGTGGCTGGCCCGGCCCAGCGTGGCcggactttttttttaaaactctctggatttaaaaaaaaaaaaaaaaaaaaaaaaaaaaaaaaaaggcaaaaaaataaataaaaatagtgaTTTGTTTTTCCAGGTCCTACGGTtacttcccctcctccccacgcccccccccccccccccccccaagtcTCGTAGCAGctcccagggacccccccattCCTGCCTGAGCCCCTCCCTGGGATGGGTCTTTGCGTTGCTGTGATGATGTCACCGTGCTGTGATGATGTCACCATGCCGTCAGGGTCTGGTATTGCTGCACCGTGGTGGCTCTGGGGGAGTACTGGGAGGGGTGGGAGTAGGGGGtgaactgggagcaactgggggttactgggagcaactgggggttactgggagcgCCGGGAGGCCTCTGGGGCCCGAGGAGGCCGCAGGCCCCGTCGCTATGGCAACGCCCGGGTCCCCGCCCGAGGGCCGCCACGAGGGGCGCAAAGCGCGCCCATTGGCTAGAAGTTCAAGCGCCCTCTCTGATTGGCCGGGAGGCCTCGCCCTCTCCACACCTGTCTCGTCCGCGGCCCCTTCGCTCCAGCCAATCAAGCCGGAGCTGTGTGAGCGGAGCCAGCCGCTCACTGCAGCGGGGCGTGCCTTCTCCTTGACGAGACAGCCGCCGCGGCCAATGGAGCCGAGGAAGGGGCGGGGTTTTCTAGCACCTGGCGGAGGGGCGTCGCCGGGTTGGCCCGACCCCAAgaggggcggggccggtggGCGGGGCCTACCTGGGCGGGGCCGCACCTGGCGCGGGCGGGGGCGCGCAGTGCGGCGGCGGCCATggcgggagcggcgcggcggggcggccccggggcccgGGCCTGGACCTGgaccctgcagctgctgctcggTGCGGCGGCCGGTGAGTCCCCGGGGAGCGCGGGGTTGCGGCCGGCCACGCGGTGCCCGAACAATGGGCCGGCCGGTGCCGGAGAAGCGGCGGGGGCTCCCCCCGGGGCGGTGCCGGTGACCGGGGCTGTGCCGGTAACCGGGGCGTGGTGTTGCCGCCTGGGGTGGGGTTGGTGCCCCGGGACGGCGGCGCGTTCCCGGGCGGGGTCCCGGTAGCGGCGGCGGGTCCCCGGTGCCAGCGCCGTCCCCGGGGGTCCCGCGGCGGGGAGGTCACGGCGGGGCCCCGGTGCTGCCGCACAGCGCGATAACGGGCTATTAATAACCCGGTGGCGCCCGCCCGtcctccccggggagccccgTTAGCACCGAACCCGCGGGGACACGCggtcccggggccgcccccggtTTACGGTTGTTTTTGTGGGTGCACAAGAGCTTCGCCACCCGGGTCGCCCCCTCCGGAGCCCGGGCGGGGGCTGTGCCGGTGCCGCCGACCCCGGCCCGGCAGCGCCGAACCCGTCACCGACCGCCGGTACCGGGGCCGGGGGGTTCGGGGCAccgggcggggggggcccgggcgcgGGGAGCGGATCCGGCCGCACTTCCCGGGGCCGGAAACCGGGCGAGGCCAAAACATCCCGGCCGGGGCCGGTGGGTTTCCCGGGCTGGTCCCGTCCCGGTGTCCCcgggtccccagtgtccccgtccCGCTGCCCCGGCGCCGCTGtcgggccgtgtcccccccgccccgggttAATGAGTagccggtgccgccgccgctcccAAAGGCCAAAGGGACGGTGGTGGCTTtcctgtccccattgtcaccTCCCGTCCATTGTGCTGGGACAATCCCGGGTTTGGGATTAACCCGATCCCGCCTGATTTGCACCCAGAACAGGGACCCTGGGGTatgggggtgtcacctccctgAGGTCTGGGGTGTCACCTCCCTGGGGTCTGGGGTGTCACCTCCCTGGGGTCTGAGGTGTCACCTCCCAGAGtctgggggtgtcacctccctggggtctgggggtgtcacctccctgGGGTCTGAGGTGTCACCTCCCAGGGtctgggggtgtcacctcctTGAGGtctgggggtgtcacctccctggggtctgggggtgtcacctccctgGGGTCTGAGGTGTCACCTCCCAGAGtctgggggtgtcacctccctgGAGTCTGAGGTGTCACCTCCCAGGGtctgggggtgtcacctcctTGAGGtctgggggtgtcacctccctgGGGTCTGAGGTGTCACCTCCACGGGGtctgggggtgtcacctccctggggtctgggggtgtcacctccctggggtctgggggtgtcaccttccggggtttggggtgtcacctcccagagtctgggggtgtcacctccccGGGGTCTGGGAGTGTCACCTCCCAGGGtctgggggtgtcacctccccGGGGTCTGGGGGTGTCACCTTCCGGGGtctgggggtgtcacctcccagggtctgggggtgtcacctcccagagtctgggggtgtcacctcccaCAGTCTGAGGTGTCACCtccctggggtttgggggtgtcatctcccccaaatcccccaaaccgACCCCAAACCCTTGTCCCAGCCAGGGGGCCAGGGGGGTCCTGGCTGTCACCGTGTCACCGGCACTGGGGAGCGGTGCCAGACCCCGTGCCTGGGGACACCAGATGCCCCATTTCCCCctcatttcaccccaaaatcgCTCTTTTCCACTGACACCCGCCCGTGTTTCTCTCGGCGGCGTTTCGGGGCGCAAATGCGCGGGCGGCTCGGGGACGAGGCCACCGCGCTGTCACCGTCCCCCGCCGTGTGCCGCACCGGCTgccggcagccccgcggccACGGGACGGGTCGCGGTGACAACCCGCGGGGGGTGTCACGTGCGCGCGGCGCGTTGCGAAACCGGGCGCTTTCCTGCGAAACCGGGCAGGAacggggcagggcgggggggacGTGACGGCGACGGGAGCGGCGGGACGGGATTTTCCGGCTCTCGCGGCCGTGACGCACCGCGCGGCACAAGTGTCACCCGTGCCCTGGGGACCGTCACCTCGGGGCTCCCACTGACCCCCCCTGCGCCCCAAATCCTGTCACCGGCGTCTCTCACTGTGTCCTTTCCCCCCCgcagtgtccctggcaggagCTCAGGTCACCTCCGAGACCAAAGAAGTCCCCGAGCATCAGAGTGAGTGACCGTCCCCGGTCCCCTGGGGCTGCCGGTGGGGGGGTCCTagttgggggtgtccccagccacaGTGTCCGTGTCCCCGCAGCCGCCAACATCCCCTGCTCGGCGTTTAACTCCAGATGGGATAACCCCCGCATCGAGTGGAAGTTCCAGAAAGGCTCCTCGCTCGTGCTCTTCTACTACGGGGGGGAGCTGACAGGTacggcccccccagccccgcggtgTCCCCCGTTTTTTCCCCGCCCCGGCCCGTGCCAGCGCCGCGTCCCCTTGTCCCCGCAGAGCCGTACCGGGACCGGGTGATGTTCTCGCGCACCAGCATCCAGCTGAACGCGGTGACGCGCGAGGACACCGGCCGCTACATCTGCGAGGTGGTGGGGTCCGGCAGCCAGATCGCCAAGTCCGAGGTCAACCTCATCGTCCAAGGTGCGGGTGTCCCCCTCCTCGGGTGGCTTCgctgtcccctcaccccccccccccgccctgtcCCGGTCCCCGTTGTCCCCGCCGTGACGTGGGGACGCCGGCACCGGCGTCCTGCAGCCCGTCCCCGACGCCGCGCTGTCCCGCAGTGCCGCCGTCCCAGCCGGTGGCCCATGTCCCCAGCTCGGCCACCATCGGCAGCCGGACCGTCCTGCGCTGCAGCGAGACCGAGGGGTCGCCGCCCCCCACCTTCCGCTGGTACAAGGACGGGATGGTGATGCCCCAGGACCCCAAATCCAGCCCCACCTTCCGCAACTCGTCCTACAGCCTGGACGCCGCCACCGGCGAGCTGGtgagcgcggggcggggggtcgCATCGGGGGACACGGCgacctggggacccccccagcccgcgctcaccccccctccccgcagGTGTTCCAGCCCCTCAGCGCCTTTGACACCGGCGAATATCACTGCGAGGCCACCAACAACGTGGGGCCCCCCCAGAAATCCGATGTCGTCCGTATGGAAGCCAGTAAGGGACGGGGTGGGGACAGCGGGTGACACGTGTGTCCCCTCCCACCgtggggctgcgctgggctctgcCCGACCGCGACAGGTCACGTTTAGGTGACCTCTTGGCCCTCCCAGGGTCAGGCGTTAATTAGTGGTGGTGTTAATTAGCAGTGACGTtaacaaccccaaacaaaccctgGGCTGGTGCTTTGTGGGGGAAAATGCCCCCGGTGAGCGGGTTAAACTGGGCAGCCCCCCCCGAACTGGGACCCGCTTTGCTGCTGGGGGGCTGGCTCAGGCCCCTCTCACACCGGGGGTCGCACGGGGGGGTCTGACCCCCCAGcgatgtccccgatgtccccagcatcccccttTTCCAGGCGAGGTCAACGTGGGCGGCATCGTGGCAGCGGTCGTggtgctgctgatgctgctggggctggtggcctTCGGCGTCTGGTTCGCCTACAGCCGCGGCTTCTTCAGCAGTGAGTgacccccccaggcccccccccgggacccccagacccccccacacccccaaaaaccccgttttgttccttttgtttcagagagaaaagagtaAGTGACGCCGTCgcgctgctgcctcctcctcctccggcggggacgggggggctctgtcccctccatgtgtccccccccaggctGGGACGGTGCCTGGGGTGTCCTcgggtgctggggtggggacatggggacagcgtGAGCGTCTCCTCATGCCGTTGCTCTCCGCAGCACCGGCAGCAAGAAGGTGATTTACAGCCAACCCTCGCAGCGCAGCGATGTGAGTACGGGCTGGGACGGGGACACCCGCGGTGTCCCCTCCCCGgcactgtcccctccccagctctgtcacCTCCCAGGGGGGTGCGTGACACTGGGCCCCTTCCCCACGGTGCCCAAAAGGGGtgaccccagtgtccccctggGCTGGCGGGTgccaccgctgtccccagcgtcccttgtccccagtgtccctgtcccactCTCCCTGGGGACAGTGGCACAGCCAGCCCGTGTCCCCTGTTAACGTCCCCTTTGTCCCCGCAGGGCGAGTTCAAGCAGACGTCGTCCTTCCTGGTGTGACCCCCTCCCGCCCCCACCCCGTGTAAATGTCCCCAAttctgtccccacgtccccgttTCCCCCATTTTAacgattatttttttaagtctcaGCCGGTGCCTTCACAGCCCCtcgggggggttttttgggggggtctccTGTCCCCCCCGTCCTGTCTCCTCCCCAGCAGGACGTGGGTCGTGACCCTGCACTTGGGGACGTCACCACGTCCCCGGGCAGGGGGGACAGGTCTGTGGTGGGGGCTGGTGTCaccccacccccctccccagccatcCTGGGTCCTACTGGTCCCAGTTGCCCCCCTGTACTGGGGGGCGGCGGctgctggaaataaataaaCCGTGTCCTTGTACCGAGTGGTCGGTGTATGTTCCCGGCGGGGGGGAACACGGGTAGGGGCTgagggggaccctggggacatgggggtgacacgcAGCCCCCCCACGGTCAACGTCACCTTTATTTAGTAACCGCTTTACCTTTTCCCCCCGCCCAGATCGAGGACCCGGGGGGGTGGGACAGTCTGTGGGGGGGGAAAACGGCCCCCCTTGGTCTGTACATACGATTAGTggtgctatatatatatatatatatatatataatgtatacGGGGTGTcggcgcggggggggccgcGGTTAATTAGCAGAGCTCTACGTTAGCAGCAGTGATGGGGCCCGGGGGGCACCCGgcccgggggggacacggcgccGCGTCCGATTATCGGTGACACCCTGGGGTGTGTCCCCAACCCTGGGATATGTCCCCAACCCTGACCTGGAGCAGGGGGGGTCAGCGCAGGGGGGAGGGTCCGGccttgggggggttttgggggggaagaTGGTCAggaggggatgggatgggaggaTGAGCCAATGGCATCTCTGGGTGCTGGTGacacctccagggctggtggcatTAAGGGCTGGTGGCACTtccagggctggtggcacctggggggctggtggcacctccagggctggtggcacctccagggctggtgacatCTCTAGCGGCTGGTGGCACCTGGGGGAGGCTGGTGGCACCTCCAAAGTTGGTGGCATTAAGGGCTGGTGGCACCTTCAGGACTGGTGGCAtctccagggctggtggcatTAAGGGTTGGCCgcacctccagggctggtggcatCTCTAGGGGCTAGTGGCACCTGAGGGGGGCTGGTGacacctccagggctggtggcacctggGGGACTGGCGACACCTCCAGAGCTGGTGGCATCTTCAGCACTGGTGGCATTAAGGGCTGGTggcacctgaggtgctggtgGCATTAAGGGCTGGCCacacctccagggctggtgacatcttcagggctggtggcacctccAGGACTCATGACACTTCCAGAGCTGGTGGCATTAAGAGCTGGTGgcacctccagggctggtggcatctctaggggctggtggcaccttGAGGACTGATAGCACCTCCAGAGCTGGTGGCATCaagggctggtggcacctccAGGGCTTGTGACACCTTCAGGGCTGGTGGCTTCTCtaggggctggtggcaccttGAGGACTGATGgcacctccagggctggtgcCATCaagggctggtggcacctccAGGGCTTGTGacacctccagggctggtggcacctggggggctggtggcactTCCAGGGCTGGTGGCATTAAGGGCTGGCCgcacctccagggctggtgacaccTTCAGGGCTGGTGGCTTCTCtaggggctggtggcacctcaagggctggtggcacctccAAAGCTGGTGACACCTCCGGGGCCGGTGTCCCCCCTGTGCCCAGCGTCCCCCATCCCCTCAGACGTTGCTGATGCGCACGCTCAGCGCCGCCCCCTCCCGCTCGCCCACCTCCCGCAGCGACTCCTCCAGCTTGACCTTCTCGGGGTCCCCGaggcggccgcccccgcgggggggacacggcgccGCCACCTGCACCACGCGGTCGAACAGGCTGAAGTCGGCCACGTACTTGCCGCTGGCCGAGAGCGAGATGGCCGGGCTGAACTCGTAGCCCCACAGGATCTCCTCGGGCAGGTAGGACGTGCGCACCTGGCACGTGGCGCTGGTGGACTCCACCGTGCCGCTCAGGATCACCACCAGCTCAAAGTCCCCGTCCCCCGCCCGCAGGGCCACGTCGCGGAAGGGGCTGGCGTCGTCCAGCACGTGGTAGAAGGTGAGGGGCAGGATGAGGAAGGGGCTGTCGGACGACGTGTCCACCTGGAAGTCCACGTTGAGCTGGTTGAGGCGCAGGCTCTCGCCCTCCTTGGTGAGGTGGGGCCGCAGCAGCTTCCCGGTGACCTGGCAGCCGATGAGGAGGCTCTTGCGCATGTTGGCCACGCGCACCATCAGGCAGGTCTTGCCCTCGTGCTGGGCCACCACGGCGTTCTGGCTGAACTTGATGGTCTCGGCGCGTTTCTTGGGCCGGGCGATCTTGGCCAGGAAGGTGCCGGTGATGAAGATCTCCAGGATGGTGGTGAGGACCAGCTGGGCGATGAGCAGCACGATGGCCAGGGGACACTCCTCGCTGATGTAGCGGAAGCCGTAGCCGATGGTGGTCTGGGACtccagggagaagaggaaggcg
This is a stretch of genomic DNA from Caloenas nicobarica isolate bCalNic1 chromosome 31, bCalNic1.hap1, whole genome shotgun sequence. It encodes these proteins:
- the KCNJ10 gene encoding ATP-sensitive inward rectifier potassium channel 10 isoform X2 codes for the protein MTSATKVYYSQTTQTEGRPLMGLRRRRVLTKDGRSNVRMEHIADKRFLYLKDLWTTFIDMQWRYKLLLFSATFAGTWFAFGVVWYLVAVAHGDLLEFEPPANHTPCVMQVHTLTGAFLFSLESQTTIGYGFRYISEECPLAIVLLIAQLVLTTILEIFITGTFLAKIARPKKRAETIKFSQNAVVAQHEGKTCLMVRVANMRKSLLIGCQVTGKLLRPHLTKEGESLRLNQLNVDFQVDTSSDSPFLILPLTFYHVLDDASPFRDVALRAGDGDFELVVILSGTVESTSATCQVRTSYLPEEILWGYEFSPAISLSASGKYVADFSLFDRVVQVAAPCPPRGGGRLGDPEKVKLEESLREVGEREGAALSVRISNV
- the F11R gene encoding junctional adhesion molecule A, whose protein sequence is MAGAARRGGPGARAWTWTLQLLLGAAAVSLAGAQVTSETKEVPEHQTANIPCSAFNSRWDNPRIEWKFQKGSSLVLFYYGGELTEPYRDRVMFSRTSIQLNAVTREDTGRYICEVVGSGSQIAKSEVNLIVQVPPSQPVAHVPSSATIGSRTVLRCSETEGSPPPTFRWYKDGMVMPQDPKSSPTFRNSSYSLDAATGELVFQPLSAFDTGEYHCEATNNVGPPQKSDVVRMEASEVNVGGIVAAVVVLLMLLGLVAFGVWFAYSRGFFKRKDTGSKKVIYSQPSQRSDGEFKQTSSFLV